The DNA region TGCGGAGGTGGTCTATCCCACTGCTCCCTTGTTACGACTGGCTATCACCCAGGTTCTTCGCCGGTCTTGGTGTAGAATAGTGCCTGTCGACCCCCACACCGATTCCACTCCATTTCCCCCGGTCCTACCAGTACCCCCTGCCCACCTGGACGGAGTAGgagggtgggatgatgacCGGTCAACGACCAACGGTGATGACCATCTTGCCCTCCAAGTGcgccggcaccgccaccGATTCACCCGGGAACACCCACCCATAGCGAGCgtttggccttctccttgttaCGCACGCTGTCAAGCTCAAGAGAGAACCTATCGGATGGTGTATCGTCTCGGCTGTCGTGTCGCCCCGGCAGAGGTGGGCATCTTCGGGTGGGAGATCAACATGAACTCGGAGAAACTTTACATGGCACTATCAGGGGGTGTACAAATATTTAAAGGGTTGatctcgtcctcgtcccccACACTAGGTCGGCACACGTCCAACCAACTTCTCTTTCACCATCATAGTGTGAATTTCGTCATTATGGCTCGTCCTGGTATTCTTTTGCGCTTTTCTGAGAGGAGGCACCGTAGGGGTTCGAGCCTCAACGGACATATCAAGCCGGCGGACGCCACCAGTCCAGTCACTACACCAACACCTAGACCAGTCACACGAGAAAAATCCTGGAAGCATCGGTCTTTAGGGTCTATCACATGTAAGGAGATACTCTAGTAGGCCATGTCTGGTCTGTCTATACTAACAGCTACCCACCACAGCCATCTTCCATGGGCACAGCCAGGCGCCACAGAATGTCTATGAAAAGCCTGTTGAGGTTATCAGACAGGAGGAGTACCCTCACATGAACAATGGTGAGCTCCCACGAAGCGTCTTGTTCATTCTTCGCCATCTCAAGACGACCAACTAACATAAACCAGGAACCTACCTCGACCACTCGGGCACAACCATCTACGCCGCCTCAACGGTGACCCGCTTCTCCCACAAAATGCTCAACAATCTCTACGGCAACCCCCATTCAGAAAACAAGCCGGCCAAAGTTTCAGGAGACATGGTCGACGAGATCCGCCTCAAGGCGTTGCGCTTCCTCGGCGCAGACCCGGAGCACTTTGACCTGGTCTTCACCGCCAACGCCACGGCCGCTATCAAGCTCGTGGCGGACTCGTTCCGGGATCTGGCCGAGCAGACGCGCTCCGGCTCTTTTTGGTATGGCTACCACAGGGATGCTCATACGTCTCTTGTTGGCGTGAGGGAGTTCACCCGCAACGGCGAGCACCACGTCTTTGCGCACGATCAGGATGTGGAAGCCTGGCTTGAGCACCCTGGGGCTTACCACAGGGCGATTGACAGGGTGAGCAGCCTGGGCTTGTTCGCCTGGCCGGGCCAGTCGAATTTGACGGGGAGGAGACTGCCGCTCGAGTGGGCTGGGCGGGTTAGGAGATTGAGGGAGATTCAGGGGACGTATACGCTACTAGATGCGGCCGCGCTGGCGATGACATGTGATATGACGCGGGTGTTTGGTGACCCGTCTCAAGCACCGGATTTCACTTGTGTGAGCTTTTACAAGATTTTTGGCTTTCCGGAtcttggggggttgattgtCAGGAAGGACTCGGGGCATATCTTGACGTTGAGGAAGtattttgggggagggacgGTTACCATGGTGAAGACGTTGGGTGGTGGACCGGTGTGGCATATTTCCAAGGGGGCGGAGATGACAGAGGAGGGCGGGTTGcatgatgggttggaggatgggacgTTGCCGTTTCATAGTATTTTGGCGCTGGGGGAGGCGATTGAGGTGCAGAGGGATTTGTATGGGAATATGGAGAATGTGTCGAGGCATGtgacggggttggtggtaAGGTTGTatgaggggttgaggggttTGAGgcatgggaatggggggaggtggtgagggtttatgagggggggggtgaggaggtaaCGGGGTATGGGGATTCGAGGAGGCAGGGGGGGACGGTGGCGTTTAatgtttttggggaggatgggggggtggtgagttATGAtcgggtggaggggttggcgaaCGAGAGGGGGATTTATGTTaggagtggtggtgagtttTATCTAGGGGACgtttggggaagaaggatgctGACATTGATCTAGGGATTTGTTGTCCTGGTGGGATTTTTACTGCGTTGCAGTATGAGCCGTGGCAGTTGAATAGGGCCAAATCGGCTGGGCATCGGTGTGGTGAGTCTACTATGAAACTTCTCGCCATGTTGGACTTGCTGACACTTTTCACAACAGGTCCCCATGGTTTAG from Podospora pseudoanserina strain CBS 124.78 chromosome 1, whole genome shotgun sequence includes:
- a CDS encoding hypothetical protein (COG:H; EggNog:ENOG503P0BA) is translated as MVYRLGCRVAPAEVGIFGWEINMNSEKLYMALSGGVQIFKGLISSSSPTLGRHTSNQLLFHHHSVNFVIMARPGILLRFSERRHRRGSSLNGHIKPADATSPVTTPTPRPVTREKSWKHRSLGSITSIFHGHSQAPQNVYEKPVEVIRQEEYPHMNNGTYLDHSGTTIYAASTVTRFSHKMLNNLYGNPHSENKPAKVSGDMVDEIRLKALRFLGADPEHFDLVFTANATAAIKLVADSFRDLAEQTRSGSFWYGYHRDAHTSLVGVREFTRNGEHHVFAHDQDVEAWLEHPGAYHRAIDRVSSLGLFAWPGQSNLTGRRLPLEWAGRVRRLREIQGTYTLLDAAALAMTCDMTRVFGDPSQAPDFTCVSFYKIFGFPDLGGLIVRKDSGHILTLRKYFGGGTVTMVKTLGGGPVWHISKGAEMTEEGGLHDGLEDGTLPFHSILALGEAIEVQRDLYGNMENVSRHVTGLVVRLYEGLRGLRHGNGGRW